A stretch of the Chlamydia pecorum E58 genome encodes the following:
- a CDS encoding YbaB/EbfC family nucleoid-associated protein has product MGSGYAKKKKEAKMMEQQLMEMEASLLEKRYEGQSGNGLVTIVINGKHEIISVQVQPQCLDPEDPEAIEDLFRAAFQKAKQLLDEDMSTMRSVFPF; this is encoded by the coding sequence ATGGGAAGCGGGTACGCAAAGAAGAAAAAAGAAGCCAAAATGATGGAGCAGCAGCTTATGGAAATGGAGGCTTCTTTATTAGAGAAACGCTATGAGGGACAATCTGGGAATGGATTAGTGACTATAGTCATCAATGGAAAACATGAGATCATTTCTGTTCAGGTACAGCCGCAATGCTTAGATCCCGAAGATCCTGAAGCTATCGAAGATCTCTTTCGTGCAGCCTTTCAGAAAGCAAAGCAACTCCTCGATGAAGATATGTCTACAATGCGCTCTGTCTTTCCATTTTAA
- the dnaX gene encoding DNA polymerase III subunit gamma/tau, with protein sequence MTYPPYQVSSRKYRPQAFKEILGQSAVVTVLKNALLLKRVGHAYLFSGIRGTGKTTLARIFAKALNCLKLSPEGEPCNVCASCKEISSGSSLDVIEIDGASHRGIEDIRQINETVIFTPAKSAYRIYIIDEVHMLTKEAFNALLKTLEEPPQHVIFFLATTEIHKVPNTILSRCQKLHLNRIPDATIVEKLFAMVQDTPTLQASKEALLPIARAAQGSLRDAESLYDYVVALLPDKMTPQEVSRALGLVPQDILKSLDIAIRKNSPAEALAPITQLVDSGVAPTVLLHDLTLFYRDLLLNPQATDDPEQILEVLDYLGESSRHIHNTIFEKIFLETVIIHIMRIFHRPTLSQLISSLPTSPSLPQEPPPPPKKPPIAPISPEKPHYQESFLPSFSTESVPLSNSRITKESSEKHDSILESAAIDTLLQFAAVEFSGILTKE encoded by the coding sequence ATGACTTATCCTCCCTACCAAGTATCTTCTCGAAAATATCGTCCTCAAGCCTTTAAAGAAATCTTAGGTCAATCTGCCGTAGTTACAGTATTAAAAAATGCCCTACTTTTAAAGCGTGTAGGGCATGCCTATCTATTTTCTGGGATTCGCGGGACGGGGAAGACCACACTAGCAAGAATTTTCGCTAAAGCATTGAATTGCTTAAAACTCAGCCCCGAAGGAGAGCCTTGCAATGTGTGTGCATCGTGTAAAGAGATTTCTTCTGGCTCTTCCTTAGATGTGATTGAGATTGATGGAGCTTCCCATCGGGGAATTGAAGATATCCGACAAATCAATGAGACGGTAATTTTTACTCCAGCAAAGTCTGCCTATAGGATTTACATTATTGATGAAGTACACATGCTTACAAAAGAGGCATTCAATGCCCTACTGAAAACATTGGAAGAGCCTCCACAGCATGTAATTTTCTTTCTTGCAACAACAGAAATTCATAAGGTCCCTAATACCATCTTAAGTCGCTGCCAAAAACTTCACCTTAACAGGATCCCTGATGCAACGATTGTAGAAAAGCTCTTTGCCATGGTGCAAGATACCCCCACACTACAGGCTTCTAAAGAAGCCCTCTTGCCTATAGCAAGAGCTGCTCAAGGAAGCCTCCGAGATGCGGAGTCTCTCTATGACTATGTTGTCGCTTTGCTTCCAGATAAAATGACTCCCCAGGAAGTATCAAGAGCTTTAGGCCTAGTCCCTCAGGATATCCTAAAATCCCTAGATATAGCTATAAGGAAAAACTCTCCTGCAGAGGCTTTAGCCCCTATTACCCAACTTGTCGACTCGGGAGTTGCCCCTACGGTGCTCTTGCATGACTTAACCCTCTTTTACCGAGACCTTCTCTTAAATCCGCAAGCTACTGATGATCCTGAACAAATCTTAGAAGTTCTTGATTACCTAGGGGAGTCTTCTCGACATATACACAATACAATCTTTGAAAAAATCTTTTTAGAGACTGTGATTATTCATATCATGAGGATCTTCCATAGACCGACATTGTCTCAGCTAATCTCCTCTCTTCCCACTTCTCCCTCCCTCCCTCAGGAACCTCCACCCCCCCCAAAAAAGCCACCCATAGCTCCGATCTCCCCTGAAAAACCTCATTACCAAGAGAGCTTTTTACCAAGTTTTTCTACGGAATCTGTTCCTCTATCAAACTCAAGAATCACAAAAGAGTCTTCTGAAAAACACGATTCTATTTTAGAATCTGCAGCAATAGATACGTTGCTACAATTTGCAGCTGTAGAATTTTCCGGAATTTTAACAAAAGAGTAA
- a CDS encoding hydroxymethylbilane synthase yields MPSTSCSKFFEDLREGRLPLKIASRDSNLAKAQVNECLQLLRTSYPKLQSLLITTKTQGDRDKLTPLHTIENSDFFTRDVDALVCQGSCHIAIHSAKDLPTPSPLPLVALTRCLHPADLLVYADHYTKEPFPSNPRLGSSSMRRGEVLKQLFPLGQILNIRGTIEERLQQLHNNTYDAVVLAKAAALRLGLSFLYSELLPPPYHPLQGRLALTAYESIDLWRTFLSPIHDTNLRYSI; encoded by the coding sequence ATGCCATCCACCTCCTGCTCTAAGTTTTTTGAAGATCTCCGTGAAGGAAGACTTCCTTTAAAAATTGCCTCTCGAGATTCTAACCTAGCAAAAGCACAGGTAAACGAATGTCTTCAGCTTCTCCGCACTTCCTATCCCAAGCTTCAATCCCTACTCATTACGACCAAAACACAAGGAGATCGCGACAAACTTACTCCCTTGCATACTATAGAAAACTCCGACTTTTTTACTCGCGATGTAGATGCTCTTGTCTGTCAAGGTTCGTGCCATATTGCTATCCACTCAGCTAAAGATCTCCCCACACCTTCACCTCTCCCCCTCGTTGCTCTTACACGCTGCCTACATCCCGCAGATCTTTTAGTCTACGCGGATCATTATACAAAAGAGCCCTTCCCTTCCAATCCGCGCTTGGGGAGCTCCTCTATGCGTCGAGGAGAGGTTCTGAAACAACTCTTTCCCTTAGGGCAAATTTTAAATATTCGCGGAACGATCGAAGAGCGCCTACAACAACTTCACAATAATACCTACGATGCGGTTGTTTTAGCCAAAGCCGCAGCTTTAAGATTAGGGCTCTCCTTCCTTTACAGCGAACTCCTTCCTCCTCCTTATCACCCTCTTCAAGGCCGCCTTGCCCTTACCGCCTACGAATCCATTGATCTATGGAGAACCTTCCTCTCCCCAATTCATGATACAAACCTTAGATACTCCATCTAA
- the radA gene encoding DNA repair protein RadA, translated as MTTKNKTRWTCTTCNAQMLKWQGQCSHCHNWNTLVEELPTTHQDSSSCAVSLSDIELQEQERLQIDKAGWDRILGGGAVRGSITLLGGDPGIGKSTILLQTAEKLAKQNLKILYVCGEESVAQTSLRARRLNITHPLIYLYPETNLDHIKQQLSLLSPDVLIIDSIQIMFDPKLNSAPGSVIQVREVTAELMRIAKQSQITTFVIGHVTKSGDIAGPKVLEHLVDTVLYFEGNSHAHYRMVRSVKNRFGQTNELLILSMHSDGLKEVLNPSKLFLQENSITTPGSVVVPIVEGSGILLIELQALASSSPFSNPIRKTSGFDPNRFSLLLAVLEKRARIKLFSTDIFLSITGGLKITEPAADLGALLAVVSSLQNTLPPKDFICIGEVGLGGEIRQVPHIERRLKEGKLLGFKGAVLPEGQAASLPEEITKNFTLKEVKTIQDAIHLLL; from the coding sequence ATGACTACAAAAAATAAAACACGATGGACATGCACAACCTGCAACGCACAAATGTTAAAGTGGCAAGGACAATGCTCCCATTGCCATAACTGGAACACACTTGTAGAAGAACTACCAACTACACATCAGGACTCCTCCTCCTGTGCTGTCTCCCTAAGTGATATAGAGCTTCAAGAGCAAGAGCGTCTGCAAATTGACAAAGCAGGTTGGGACAGAATCCTTGGAGGCGGTGCAGTACGAGGAAGCATCACGCTGCTAGGAGGAGATCCTGGGATTGGGAAATCTACTATACTTTTACAAACTGCAGAAAAACTCGCTAAACAAAACCTTAAGATCCTCTATGTCTGTGGAGAGGAGTCTGTAGCGCAAACTTCTCTTAGGGCCAGGCGCTTAAACATCACCCATCCCTTGATCTACCTCTATCCAGAAACTAATTTAGATCATATCAAGCAGCAACTCTCTCTCCTATCTCCCGATGTGCTAATTATTGATTCCATCCAGATTATGTTTGACCCCAAGTTAAACTCTGCTCCTGGATCGGTAATTCAAGTGCGTGAGGTTACTGCAGAGCTCATGCGCATTGCTAAGCAATCCCAAATTACCACATTCGTGATAGGCCACGTGACAAAATCCGGAGACATTGCAGGGCCTAAAGTTTTGGAACATCTTGTAGATACTGTTCTCTATTTTGAAGGAAATTCCCATGCACATTACCGCATGGTACGTTCCGTAAAAAACCGCTTTGGCCAAACCAATGAACTTCTTATCCTCTCTATGCATTCCGATGGACTTAAGGAAGTGCTAAATCCTTCTAAGCTATTCTTACAGGAGAACTCTATCACTACTCCAGGCTCTGTCGTTGTCCCTATTGTTGAGGGCTCGGGAATCCTACTTATCGAACTCCAAGCTCTCGCCTCTTCCTCTCCCTTCTCTAACCCTATTAGAAAAACCTCCGGCTTTGACCCCAACCGCTTTTCTCTTCTCTTAGCAGTCTTAGAGAAACGTGCACGAATTAAGCTTTTCTCAACAGATATATTTCTCTCCATTACTGGGGGACTCAAAATTACAGAGCCTGCAGCGGATCTTGGAGCTCTGCTTGCTGTAGTTTCTTCTCTGCAAAATACCCTTCCTCCGAAAGATTTTATCTGCATTGGGGAGGTGGGCCTAGGAGGAGAAATCCGCCAAGTTCCCCACATAGAGCGCCGTCTGAAAGAAGGAAAGCTTTTAGGCTTTAAGGGAGCTGTCCTTCCCGAGGGGCAAGCTGCATCTCTCCCTGAGGAAATCACCAAAAACTTTACCCTAAAAGAAGTTAAAACGATCCAAGATGCCATCCACCTCCTGCTCTAA
- the rnc gene encoding ribonuclease III: protein MNPIVNVKEIESKLNFTFTQPQLLVTAFTHPSYRNESPVPIEDSERLEFLGDAVLGLIVTEHLFLLFPNLEEGVLSTIRASLVDASACSGYAESLGVCENLLIGKGERLQNQRGKLSSQANLFEAILGAIYLDGGLSPARQLTVPLLPSKEKLQPLMFGNPKNLLQQFTQKHLRTLPKYQATQYVSKEGVMSHHVQVFIHDELWGEGVAHSKKEAEKLAAQHALDTHDYKK, encoded by the coding sequence ATGAACCCCATAGTAAATGTTAAAGAAATCGAATCTAAATTAAATTTTACCTTTACTCAGCCACAGCTTTTAGTGACCGCTTTTACCCATCCCTCTTATCGGAATGAGTCCCCTGTTCCGATAGAAGACAGCGAAAGGTTAGAATTTCTTGGCGATGCAGTGTTAGGTTTAATCGTTACGGAGCACCTCTTTCTTCTCTTCCCAAACTTAGAAGAGGGTGTGTTATCTACAATACGAGCTTCTCTTGTGGATGCCTCGGCATGTAGTGGTTACGCTGAAAGCTTAGGAGTTTGTGAGAACTTGCTCATTGGAAAAGGAGAGCGCCTACAAAATCAGCGTGGCAAGCTCTCCTCTCAAGCAAATCTATTTGAGGCAATTTTAGGTGCCATTTACCTTGATGGGGGACTATCCCCCGCAAGACAACTTACTGTTCCTCTACTTCCTTCTAAAGAAAAGCTTCAACCTTTGATGTTTGGGAACCCTAAAAACCTTTTACAGCAGTTTACTCAAAAACACCTACGCACCCTTCCGAAATACCAAGCAACTCAATATGTAAGTAAGGAGGGAGTCATGAGTCATCACGTCCAAGTCTTTATTCATGATGAACTTTGGGGAGAGGGTGTGGCGCACTCCAAAAAAGAAGCAGAAAAACTTGCAGCACAACACGCTCTGGATACACATGACTACAAAAAATAA
- a CDS encoding DUF5070 domain-containing protein, whose product MRFVLHLEHLRHFQNHGSILFEALITPADCSLLETTISQFVRKISKNNLENVRWRESVFRSIPEISFVIQKRRLSTFAAELVHRPKLSLVRDYWLFPGEEIPQGNEDCQLFLPLSGRGCGSGIFFIGPYPQELYEWDNQAKSGLLLMFSSAGHAIL is encoded by the coding sequence ATGAGGTTTGTTTTACACCTCGAGCACCTACGACACTTCCAAAATCACGGGTCTATTTTATTTGAAGCTTTGATCACTCCTGCAGACTGTTCGTTATTGGAAACAACAATCTCACAGTTTGTACGTAAAATTTCAAAAAATAATCTAGAAAACGTGCGTTGGAGAGAAAGTGTGTTTCGTTCTATTCCTGAAATTTCCTTTGTGATTCAGAAGCGACGTCTTTCTACATTCGCTGCAGAACTTGTGCATCGTCCCAAGTTATCTTTAGTGCGAGATTACTGGTTGTTTCCTGGAGAAGAGATCCCTCAAGGAAATGAAGATTGCCAGCTTTTTCTTCCTTTATCGGGAAGAGGATGTGGGTCAGGGATTTTCTTTATCGGCCCCTATCCACAAGAACTCTATGAGTGGGATAACCAAGCTAAGAGTGGTTTACTCTTGATGTTTTCTTCTGCAGGACATGCAATTCTTTAA
- a CDS encoding phospho-sugar mutase — protein sequence MKQLQQRVKALYDDTTAKNILMWLYGDFPQEDKDAIVQLLQDDPSQLKELFGKTLTFGTGGLRSPMGMGTNRMNTFTVSRASQGISLVLRRHQLLSSSTLKVVVGYDTRHHSEEFAHEAAKVFAGNGIHVLLFKCPEPLALVSFTVRQEQAAAGVMITASHNPPEYNGYKVYMASGGQVLPPLDEEIVKEYAAVQEVLSVASIRDPHIHMIGEEYETIYRRTIQALQQNPNENRLSGRALQISYTPLHGTGVPLIPRVLHDWGFCSVKLVEKQAIPDGSFSTVHLPNPEDPEALTLGIQQLITHQDDLLIATDPDADRVGIVCLEEGQSYRFSGNQIACVLADHILKGQSAKAPLTKNDKVVKSLVTTELLTAIAQHYGADLVNVGTGFKYIGEKIESWRGSSERFLFGAEESYGYLCGTYVEDKDAVSSSALLAEAALQQKLLGKTLRDVLLELYELHGYVMNTTESLAFVRQEEEKIRSKLQQLEQLGKAFPSLGNFELLKYENYHKNFGLDVVSGTTYPLELPRMSMLCYYFSHGGRLIVRPSGTEPKIKFYFEIIQRYMERAQNKEEQLRREQESMGILERFISEFKNLFFAL from the coding sequence ATGAAGCAGTTGCAGCAACGTGTGAAAGCTCTTTATGATGACACCACAGCAAAGAATATTTTAATGTGGCTCTATGGGGATTTTCCTCAAGAAGACAAAGATGCCATTGTACAGTTGCTTCAAGATGATCCTTCTCAGCTAAAGGAACTGTTTGGGAAAACGCTAACCTTTGGGACGGGAGGGTTGCGGAGTCCTATGGGGATGGGGACAAACAGAATGAATACGTTTACGGTATCTCGAGCTTCCCAGGGGATATCCTTAGTATTGCGTCGTCATCAGCTACTCTCATCGAGCACACTCAAGGTAGTGGTTGGCTATGACACTCGTCACCATTCCGAAGAGTTTGCTCATGAAGCTGCGAAGGTGTTTGCAGGAAATGGGATCCACGTACTTCTTTTTAAGTGCCCAGAGCCTTTAGCGTTGGTTTCTTTTACTGTGCGTCAAGAACAAGCCGCAGCGGGGGTGATGATTACTGCTTCTCATAACCCTCCAGAATATAACGGTTATAAGGTGTATATGGCTTCCGGAGGACAGGTGTTGCCTCCCTTAGATGAAGAGATTGTCAAAGAGTATGCTGCAGTTCAGGAAGTGCTCTCTGTAGCTTCTATCCGCGATCCCCATATTCATATGATAGGGGAGGAATATGAAACAATATATAGGCGTACAATACAAGCTTTACAGCAAAATCCCAATGAAAATCGCCTTTCAGGAAGGGCTCTGCAGATATCCTATACACCGCTGCACGGCACGGGGGTGCCATTGATTCCTCGTGTGCTTCACGATTGGGGATTTTGCTCTGTAAAGCTTGTTGAGAAGCAAGCGATTCCTGATGGGAGCTTTTCTACAGTGCATTTACCTAACCCTGAAGATCCCGAAGCACTAACTTTAGGAATACAACAGCTAATTACTCATCAGGATGACCTGCTCATTGCTACGGATCCAGATGCAGACCGTGTGGGAATTGTCTGCTTAGAAGAGGGACAGTCTTACCGCTTTAGCGGGAATCAGATTGCGTGTGTGCTTGCAGACCATATTTTAAAAGGCCAAAGTGCTAAAGCTCCTTTAACGAAAAATGATAAGGTTGTAAAGAGTTTGGTTACCACAGAGCTTCTAACAGCAATTGCCCAACATTACGGCGCCGATCTTGTAAATGTGGGGACAGGATTCAAGTATATTGGAGAGAAAATCGAGAGCTGGAGAGGCTCTTCTGAGCGATTTCTTTTTGGTGCGGAGGAGTCTTACGGATACCTTTGTGGAACGTATGTTGAGGATAAAGATGCGGTTTCTTCTTCAGCACTGCTTGCTGAAGCTGCCCTACAGCAAAAGCTTTTGGGAAAAACTCTTCGCGATGTGCTTTTGGAACTATATGAGTTACATGGATACGTTATGAATACTACGGAATCCCTAGCGTTTGTGCGGCAAGAAGAAGAGAAGATACGCAGCAAACTTCAACAGTTAGAACAGCTAGGAAAGGCATTCCCCTCTCTAGGAAACTTTGAACTTTTAAAATATGAAAATTACCACAAAAACTTTGGTTTAGATGTAGTTTCAGGAACAACCTATCCCTTGGAGCTTCCTAGAATGTCTATGCTATGCTATTACTTCTCCCATGGAGGAAGATTGATTGTTCGCCCTTCAGGAACCGAGCCCAAGATTAAGTTTTACTTTGAAATTATTCAGCGTTATATGGAACGTGCTCAAAATAAAGAAGAACAACTTCGAAGGGAACAGGAGAGCATGGGAATTTTAGAGAGGTTTATTTCAGAGTTTAAGAATCTATTTTTTGCTCTTTAG
- a CDS encoding superoxide dismutase — translation MNFIPYVLPDLPYDYDALEPVISAEIMMLHHQKHHQGYVNNLNQVLNKMNAADARQDLNQMIALEPSLRFNGGGHINHSLFWEMLAPPGQGGGVPPKHELLKAIEKVWGTLDNFLKQFIEFSVAIQGSGWAWLGFCPSKQELMLHATVNQDPLEATTGKLPILGIDVWEHAYYLQYKNCRLDYLQAIPKIINWEYIEYRFNEIVSAK, via the coding sequence ATGAACTTTATCCCTTACGTACTTCCAGATCTCCCCTATGATTACGATGCTCTAGAGCCTGTGATTAGTGCAGAAATCATGATGCTACATCACCAGAAGCATCACCAAGGTTATGTAAATAACCTTAATCAAGTTCTTAATAAAATGAATGCCGCGGATGCCCGTCAGGATCTTAACCAAATGATTGCCTTAGAGCCCAGCCTGCGCTTTAATGGAGGAGGTCATATCAACCACTCTCTATTTTGGGAAATGCTTGCTCCTCCAGGGCAGGGAGGAGGAGTTCCCCCAAAACATGAACTTCTTAAGGCTATAGAAAAGGTATGGGGGACCTTAGATAACTTTTTAAAGCAATTTATTGAATTTTCAGTGGCAATTCAAGGATCAGGATGGGCTTGGCTAGGTTTTTGTCCCTCAAAACAAGAGCTTATGTTACATGCTACAGTAAACCAGGACCCTCTAGAAGCTACAACAGGGAAACTTCCCATTCTTGGAATTGATGTTTGGGAGCATGCATACTATCTTCAATATAAGAATTGTCGGTTAGATTATTTGCAAGCAATTCCTAAAATAATTAATTGGGAATATATTGAATATAGATTTAATGAGATAGTTTCTGCTAAGTAG